In Roseisolibacter agri, the following proteins share a genomic window:
- a CDS encoding helix-hairpin-helix domain-containing protein, with product MTSRRVRRERDDLQSIPGVGPSLAQDLRDLGIQHVADLRGQDPERLYARLIAERGVHQDRCVLYVFRCAVYFAETPQPDPERLKWWNWKDAQPVAAARRNRKARSSVTR from the coding sequence ATGACCAGCAGACGTGTCCGGCGCGAGCGCGACGATCTTCAGTCCATCCCGGGTGTGGGACCGAGCCTCGCGCAGGACCTGCGCGATCTCGGCATCCAGCACGTGGCCGACCTGCGAGGCCAGGATCCGGAGCGCCTCTACGCGCGGCTGATCGCCGAGCGTGGCGTCCACCAGGACCGGTGCGTGCTCTACGTCTTCCGCTGCGCGGTCTACTTCGCCGAGACCCCACAGCCAGATCCGGAGCGGCTGAAGTGGTGGAACTGGAAGGATGCGCAGCCGGTGGCAGCAGCGCGCCGCAACCGGAAGGCCAGATCCAGCGTCACCCGCTAG